DNA sequence from the Lysinibacillus sp. OF-1 genome:
GATCGAGTATTTGGTGGATAAAGATCAAAACTTTTACTTCTTAGAAATGAATACAAGATTACAGGTAGAGCATCCAGTCACAGAGGAAATTACAAAGCTTGATTTAGTAGAAGAGCAATTAAAAATTGCGGCAAAACTACCTCTTACATTTACTAGGGAAAGTATTATTAAAGATGGGCATGCGATTGAAGTGCGTATATACGCAGAGAATCCCTCCACATTTTTTCCTTCTCCAGGTACCATTACAGTTCTTGAATTACCAACAGGCGAAGGGGTTCGACATGAATGTGGTGTAGAGACAGGTTCAGCAGTTACACCATTCTATGATCCAATGATTAGTAAATTGGTGGTGTGGGGAGAAACAAGGGAGATTGCCTGTGAGAGATTAATTCAAGCACTGAAAGCGTATAAAGTGGAGGGTATTCAAACGAATATTCCGATGCTGTTAAAAACCGTTACACATGAACAATTTTTAAAAGGGAATACAACGACTAAATTTGTAGAGCAATATTATTTACCGCAATTAGCAGAAACAAAATAACAACTTTCATACATTCGTGCTTCTTTGAAGGGCGAATGTATGACTAAAATTAGGAGTGAAGGATAATGGCAACAGTAAAAGCAAGTATGGCAGGTACAGTGTGGAAAATCGTCGTAACAGAAGGAGAGAAAGTGACGGCAGGCCAAGATGTAGCTATTTTAGAATCGATGAAAATGGAAATTCCGATTGCAGCAGAAGAGGATGGCGTGGTAACGAAGATCATTGCCAATGAGGGAGACTTCATTAACGTTGATGATGATATTTTAGAAATTGAATAAGAGGAGGCTTCTTTAATGCAGCTACCTAA
Encoded proteins:
- a CDS encoding acetyl-CoA carboxylase biotin carboxyl carrier protein subunit, which gives rise to MATVKASMAGTVWKIVVTEGEKVTAGQDVAILESMKMEIPIAAEEDGVVTKIIANEGDFINVDDDILEIE